One window of the Chitinophaga niabensis genome contains the following:
- a CDS encoding J domain-containing protein: MHNYYTILGIADFSGAEEIKAAHRRLSKRYHPDLNNGNKLYEERFREIQHAYEQLRDPLTKERHDNRLRYFYAAKNTYTTPIPEVPVVQPDDPVISWRRSRGAVIAFFILAFLFSGVLFSKPWETNAGKQETFSIGSERETVLNAQGKPHWTTKQGSIEMWAYGKSFVIFQDGTVSNYLNIDSNLHITAPFYE; encoded by the coding sequence ATGCATAATTATTATACCATCCTGGGAATAGCAGACTTTTCGGGGGCTGAAGAAATAAAAGCAGCCCACCGCAGGCTCTCCAAAAGATACCACCCGGATCTTAATAACGGCAATAAACTGTATGAGGAAAGGTTCAGGGAAATCCAGCATGCCTATGAGCAGCTGCGTGATCCATTAACAAAAGAAAGGCACGACAACCGGTTACGCTACTTTTACGCAGCAAAAAACACTTATACAACGCCCATCCCGGAAGTACCTGTGGTACAACCGGATGATCCTGTTATCTCCTGGCGGAGATCCCGCGGAGCAGTGATCGCTTTTTTTATTCTTGCATTCCTTTTCTCAGGTGTACTGTTTTCAAAACCCTGGGAAACAAATGCAGGCAAACAGGAAACATTCTCAATAGGTTCGGAAAGGGAAACAGTGCTCAATGCGCAAGGCAAACCTCATTGGACAACTAAACAGGGAAGTATTGAAATGTGGGCTTACGGCAAAAGCTTCGTGATCTTCCAGGATGGAACGGTCAGTAATTATCTTAACATTGACAGTAACCTGCACATTACAGCACCATTTTATGAATAA
- a CDS encoding RNA polymerase sigma factor, which yields MESPFNEKDLLRYAAEGNSTAFATLFSNYKDKLYHFLLRANGSPEMTEDIIQDVFLKLWKDRASLVNIENFGGYLYRMSQNHVINSLKRMATETHIIHELSRKLENACSDVEEHISLQETNRSLHFALNKLTPKQKLVYTLSRDKGLRHEEIARSLNISPSTVNNHLIEALRIIRRQLRATPDSFTILAYCFLFLS from the coding sequence ATGGAGTCTCCATTCAATGAAAAGGACCTGTTACGGTATGCTGCAGAAGGTAATTCCACGGCATTCGCCACGCTTTTTTCCAACTACAAGGATAAGTTGTATCATTTCCTCCTGCGGGCCAACGGTTCCCCTGAAATGACGGAAGACATTATCCAGGACGTATTCCTGAAACTGTGGAAAGACCGTGCCAGCCTGGTGAACATAGAGAATTTCGGCGGTTACCTTTACCGTATGTCACAGAACCATGTGATCAATTCCCTGAAGCGCATGGCCACGGAAACACATATTATCCATGAGCTGAGCCGGAAGCTGGAAAATGCCTGCTCCGATGTGGAAGAGCACATCTCCCTGCAGGAAACGAACAGGAGCCTGCATTTTGCACTGAATAAACTTACACCCAAACAGAAACTGGTATATACCCTCAGCCGGGATAAAGGCCTCCGGCACGAGGAGATAGCCAGATCCCTCAATATTTCCCCTTCCACGGTTAATAACCACCTGATAGAAGCCCTCCGCATTATCCGCAGGCAATTACGGGCCACACCGGATAGCTTTACCATATTGGCTTATTGCTTCCTTTTCCTTTCCTGA
- a CDS encoding FecR family protein, whose product MLRERMQYLLDRYFQGICTEEEKQELARGINDLKDDELLKQLVGNSWERFQPTDTMPAAVSERIQAAVLPVEGKVRPIWSRKWMAAAASLLVIVSAGLFFIKKPGQLQQKTRMAEHTRYKNEVPAGGNKAMLILGDGTVIELDSAANGLLTQQGNARIVKLPNGQLAYEMNESGSGEVMFNTMRTPRGGEYRLQLPDGSKVWLNAASSITYPNIFTGDTRSVEITGEAYFEVAKDAARPFKVQAGNMKVEVLGTHFNINAYPGEPVIKTTLLEGAVRIQDAVLKPGQQASLATNGQFRLEDDVETDEVMAWKNGFFQFNDADMPTVMRQLENWYDITVAYEGRVPQRSFGGAIQRSLPLSKVLDILEENNVRFKIEGRNITVMK is encoded by the coding sequence ATGTTGCGAGAACGAATGCAATACCTGCTGGACAGGTATTTTCAAGGTATCTGTACAGAAGAGGAGAAACAGGAACTGGCGCGCGGGATCAATGACTTAAAAGATGATGAGCTGTTAAAACAGCTGGTTGGGAATTCATGGGAACGGTTCCAGCCAACAGACACCATGCCTGCTGCTGTATCCGAACGGATCCAGGCGGCAGTATTGCCCGTGGAGGGAAAAGTAAGACCTATCTGGTCCAGGAAATGGATGGCGGCTGCGGCATCCTTATTGGTGATCGTGAGCGCAGGTTTGTTCTTTATTAAAAAGCCCGGCCAGCTTCAGCAAAAAACCCGGATGGCAGAACATACCAGATATAAAAACGAAGTGCCGGCTGGTGGGAATAAAGCTATGCTCATATTGGGAGACGGTACTGTTATTGAACTGGACAGCGCTGCCAATGGGCTGCTAACGCAACAGGGAAATGCCCGGATCGTCAAATTGCCGAATGGGCAACTGGCTTATGAAATGAATGAAAGTGGTTCCGGAGAGGTGATGTTCAATACCATGCGTACACCGCGTGGGGGAGAATACCGGTTGCAATTGCCGGATGGCTCAAAAGTATGGTTGAACGCAGCCTCTTCTATCACCTACCCTAATATATTCACAGGAGATACCCGGTCTGTAGAGATCACCGGGGAGGCCTATTTTGAAGTGGCGAAGGATGCTGCCAGGCCTTTTAAAGTACAGGCCGGCAACATGAAAGTAGAGGTACTGGGCACACATTTTAATATCAATGCCTATCCCGGAGAACCGGTTATCAAAACCACGCTGCTGGAAGGGGCTGTGCGGATACAGGATGCCGTTCTGAAACCAGGGCAGCAGGCCAGCCTGGCTACCAATGGTCAATTCCGGTTAGAGGATGATGTGGAAACAGATGAAGTGATGGCCTGGAAGAATGGGTTTTTCCAGTTCAATGATGCAGATATGCCTACCGTGATGCGGCAGCTTGAAAACTGGTACGATATCACTGTGGCCTATGAGGGCCGTGTGCCGCAAAGGAGCTTTGGTGGTGCTATCCAGCGTTCTTT